The sequence AATAAAAAGTCATCATAAGAAAGTTTAGCTAGAGCATCCCAGACCTGAAAATCCATTTTAAAAGACCGGAGCGTTACATAAACCTCATCAGAAATAGTAAGCTCTTTCTTCCATAAATCTCGGTCTTGTACATACTGGATGAGAGTAGGAACTGGCTCGTCAGGATGCCAATATTCCCACGCCAGAACTGCCCCTGATTTATTCATATTGAAGTTAGCAAAAGATAGCCCCAGGAGAGCTTCTTGGGCTGTTTTGTGGTGGTCGAGTACGACAATTTCGCTGGCTATCTTTGCCATAGCTAGCATGACTTGCCTTGAATAAGAAAAATCCACCACGTACACGCGATCGCCATCATTTATCGTAGGTGGTTCTTCTCCGTAGCTCACTCCAATGTACTCAGCAGTATCCCCCAACACCGTCCAAGCGCAATAAGCGGCACTAAAACCGTCATTACAACCGTTGTGATAAAGGACTTTCGTCTCCATGAGGCTCTCCTTTTGCTACTATTACCATTTCACTTAAATTATGATACAGCGCGCCCCTTTTTAAGAGGGGCTAAGAGCAACTCAACTGTATCGCTAATAAAGTGAATCGGTATATCAGCTTTGAGCCGTTACTACAGGTGAAGCAACTTCGTTAATTAGTTGCACCAATCGCTGTCGTAGCGTATCTAAACCCAAACGTTCAGTAGCTGAAATAAAGATTGCTTCGGGATACTCTCTTTGAGCTAAAGCCAGAGTTTCGCTATCTACTCGATCGAGCTTATTAAAGGCAATCAACGCTTTACCTGGAAGCGCGGGCATTTCTCCTAGCACTTCCTTGACTGAGCTAATGTGGCTTTCCCAAGCTGGATGCGAAAGATCGACGACATGAAGCAACGCATCTGCTTCAGTTACTTCCTCTAGGGTTGCTCGGAAAGCATCCATTAGAGGTGGCGGCAGTTCGTGAATAAACCCTACCGTATCTATCAGCAGAACAGACCTTTTTTCATGAGTTTCTGGATTGGTAATTACCAGTTTTCGCGTTGTTGGGTCGAGAGTTGCAAACAGTTGATCTGCCGTATAAACTTCGGCATGAGTTAACACATTTAGTAGAGTAGACTTGCCAGCATTGGTATAACCAACTACTGCGATCGCGGGAATTTCTTGCTGTTGTCTTTGTTGTCGCAAGCGGGCGCGATGTGCCTGCAATTGATTTACTTCCTGTTGGAGTTGTGCAATCCGCCGCTGAATGGTTCGCCGCTCTGTTTCTAGTTTTGTTTCACCAGGGCCTCGCGTCCCAATTCCACCCCCTAGCCTGGACATTTCCTGTCCTCGACCGCGAAGCCGAGGCAGCATATATTCCATCTGAGCTAGTTCTACTTGCAATTTACCTGCTTGAGATTGAGCGCGTTGAGCGAAGATATCGAGAATTACTTCTGTTCTGTCTACAACTCGAATACCAATTTTGTTTTCCAGGTTGCGAACTTGAGAGGCGGAAATATCGCGGTCAAAGACAACTAAATTAGCACCAATCTTTTGAGCTAAAGCCGCAATTTCTTCA comes from Microcoleus sp. FACHB-831 and encodes:
- a CDS encoding DHH family phosphoesterase, with translation METKVLYHNGCNDGFSAAYCAWTVLGDTAEYIGVSYGEEPPTINDGDRVYVVDFSYSRQVMLAMAKIASEIVVLDHHKTAQEALLGLSFANFNMNKSGAVLAWEYWHPDEPVPTLIQYVQDRDLWKKELTISDEVYVTLRSFKMDFQVWDALAKLSYDDFLFIARTIGTPILQKRQQDVEAIATTYTWTEIGGYKVPTVHTSKPTYTSDIGNYLCKLLPEAPFSAIASDDEDGNTRWGLRSIGNFDVSEIAKQYGGGGHRNAAGFAQAKA
- the hflX gene encoding GTPase HflX codes for the protein METIYGNIQGLKSSHIKQLKQLYEERQPSDRVTTPEFAQTLVAISGEIHHPVCIYVNRRGQTIRVAVGTPSQTQLPPAELPRHSAERLSGIRCIAAQPHPPDAASLTAMVQQRLDALVVLTPTIEASDRKKKGATAHVKQAYLAYLVTDGETPWTVSPPMSLDALTDQDFDDLVHEWEKEFKESGNGTFQFEQLESDGDKVLLVGLMTDDVTPQRFQDGLDELVRLVESAGGKVLETVTQKRSRPHPQTVIGEGKIEEIAALAQKIGANLVVFDRDISASQVRNLENKIGIRVVDRTEVILDIFAQRAQSQAGKLQVELAQMEYMLPRLRGRGQEMSRLGGGIGTRGPGETKLETERRTIQRRIAQLQQEVNQLQAHRARLRQQRQQQEIPAIAVVGYTNAGKSTLLNVLTHAEVYTADQLFATLDPTTRKLVITNPETHEKRSVLLIDTVGFIHELPPPLMDAFRATLEEVTEADALLHVVDLSHPAWESHISSVKEVLGEMPALPGKALIAFNKLDRVDSETLALAQREYPEAIFISATERLGLDTLRQRLVQLINEVASPVVTAQS